Below is a window of Penaeus monodon isolate SGIC_2016 chromosome 13, NSTDA_Pmon_1, whole genome shotgun sequence DNA.
atatatatgtatatatgtaaatgtgtatatatttgtgtgtgtgtgtgtgtgcgcgcgtgtgtgtatgtgtgtgtgagtgtgtgataggGAACGATACGTAATTATCATAAActgaatatatatgcaaattagatAAAGATTCATACTCATACCTACGTGCTCGATTCTTGGAATCGAGCACGTAGGTAAAAATTTCCAAGAATATGACGTCAATCGCAACATAGGAGAGAGAAATCGATTTTAAGCACAATAAAATGTCATCAgagaaaactgtgtgtgtgtgtgtgtgtgtgtgtgtgtgtgtgtgtgtgtgtgtgtgtgtgtgtgtgtgtgtgtgtgtgtgtgtgtgtgtgtgtgtgtgtgtgtgtgtgtgtttatatatatatcatcttcaataacggtatgctcatgcttgagcagccgtggacctctccaccatccttcgccactcaactcgatcttgcgcttttctttccacttgtaccatagacagcccgcaaatatctttgatgttgttgctcagtcttgtcttcggtttgcctcttcctctgtttcctatcaccatccctgtcagcaagtttttctaaatacttttacttctcatcacatgaccaataaactttaatttccttttgttcaagccggtctttacaatttatttttctcagcacttcatcattcgttttcttctctgtctagttaatacgcagtactcgtctgtaacaccacatttcaaaactattgatctttttcttgtctatctacttcagcacccgacactcagaaccatatgatgcaattgggaaaactagtgagttcaataacctcagctttgtccgtaaggtaatgcttcggtctttccagatgttattgagagcaactgtggcgtttttggcaatggtaattcttctttttatctccggtgaatcatcatatgtattagttaaaacagctccaagataagtgaactctttcacattccattgattgtaacatgttcatcattgttcattgccggttatctttgaatcttcatgatcttagttttcttggcattaagaaacaagccagccttttcgcttgcttctctaactttatctagttgttgtagttcagtgatactgctggcaatcaaaactatatcatcggcgtaccttagattttatattttgtatcctccaacatctacagttccttcaaaattctctagagcacctctcataattgtttcagaatacatGTTAAAGagatgcggagacagaatgcaaccctgtcgcaccccttgtttgacttcgaactattctgttaacccataagtggttcttacagctgcttgttgttgatcatacatggcttttattagttggatgatgtgttttggaaacttcatatcgttcatgttattccagaggatatcgtgatcaacagaatcaaaagcttttgagtaatcgatgaaacacaggtataggtctttctgatgatctctgtttttctttttgatcaatttcagatttagaatctggtttctggtaccttttccagggcgaaaacctgcttgttcgtctgcaactTCTCTTAAttccaacttcattctttcagcaataattttcaacaaaattttgctgctgtgacttattaatgcaattgtcctgttattgttgcattggagtgcgtcaccttttttaggtatgggagtaaagactgattttacccagtcttctggccatctttcattccatatttttgtacaaattttgtagaagaagtattgaacactttcgccagcattcttgattagttctgttatttcatctattcccgagctcttgttattctttaattctttaatgGCTTCTATAaccgtctagcagtggcggtggttcatcttcgctgtcattgagtctctctctctctctctctctctctctctctatatatatatatatatatatatatatatatatatatatatggagagagagagagagagcgagacagacagacagacagacagacagacagacagagacagaagagcaaacaaacacagagagagtgaGCTTACTGCGTAAgtccaacaaacaaacagagagagagagtcttaacTACTACAGAGTCCCCCCAAACACAGGCCATCCAATACTAGGAATAGAAAACAGGGACTTCCCCACGATTGGACATCAAAATTTCCCTACTTTctgtaaaagtaataacaatgataattttgtcTCGGCTACACACGGTAGAAAATTACAAATTGGCCAACCTACCGGGAAAATATCATATCATGGTATTGACTTTATACAAATCTTCCTCCGGGGTTCGGGTAACGAGGCGCAGACTGGAAAATTATAAACTTATAGTGGAGTATGTCtttgtatgataaaaaaacaaactcccttttcttttaataataattctttaaaaaagaagaagcttATCCGCTATTAAGTTATCAAACAAGATCAAATAATATCATGAACACGTTTCTTGATATACGGTAAAATTAGTATTCGAAATGTCTCGAACCAAAAGAAAAGTACTAGTCAAAAGCTGATCTGTTTACAAGCCATGCACTGTTGCATGTTGTGGTCAGGCCGGCATCTGCAGACTGGCAGTGATGGAACTAATTGCTGGGTTTTCTTAATTACATATTTTGTTATACGAACGCGtatatgtattcgtgtgtgtgtgtgtgtgtgtgtgtgtgtgtgtgtgtgtgtgtgtgtgtgttgtgtgtgtgtgtgtgtgtgtgtgtgtgtgtgtgtgtgtgtgtgtgtgtgtgtaaatataaatatccaaATGAATATGTACCAtgtattgtttgtttttcgaATAGAAATACTGAAAAAGATCATACTTGAATGAACTATGGTGTAAAAAGTTAAGGGGTAGTGTTATGAATACAGTTTAGTTATAGTATGGttgatttcctttaaaaaaaaaaaaaaaaaaaaaatatttcttatcatCAATATACTCTCGTTTCTCATTACACACAGGATGAAAAATACAGTTTATAATGCAATTACAGTTTAATTAAATTACAAGCAAATCCTATCAGTAAAACGTTTTGCCTTGAGAATTCTTCACTGCATTATCACAGTCATTCACATTCTTGTATATGAGAATCCAAATATTAACTGTATAAAAAGTGCAGTACTCATTCTacataacattatctttattccttACAAAATAGAATCTTTGGGAtagtcattttatatataacattcccTCTTGAAATACTGGTAACAAAACTACTGGCAGAAACCTACGTCTTATAAGTCATTCTAACTAAGAATACCATCCCCCTATCTAAATATATGAGTTACATTACCAAGGGCCGTGGTATAGTCTGAAGGTAGAAAGTTAGCTTTGTGAATGGTAGGCCCTGGTTTCCTGTCATGCTAAGCCCCCACTTTTATTCAGTGGTCTAGTGTACATGCTTTTCTCAAGACATGCCACTAAACCAACTTTGACTTCTGCTTGACACTGATCAGAATACAAGAATGCTTAAAGTGTTTGTGATATACTTTACCACTGGCCGCACTAACCACAGTTCAAAATAAAGCATAAGCTTAATTACACAACCCTGACTAAAACTGaccaacaaaatgaaaaatactttgTTTGCTTTATAAATAGTATAGTTCTAATGCCCTAacagacaatatatatcatatgataatggatatatatgtctgtttctaAACTTCTGAACAGGTTTGGTGGTCAGACTTACAGACTAGCAAAGCACACAAGTGTTCACTATACAAATGTACTTGAAGCCTACTTTTCCCTCCACATTTGGTGTGCTGAGTTATGCTAAACTAAACAGTTCAGTAAATCAAATCTCGAATCTCTGTGTAAAATGATTACTAAGcaaatctcttttattcttcaATTTTGCATCAGACCCATTTGAAATAagtcttatgattatttttttttatagtttctggCCGTACTCACTTCTCCTCCATGAAATTGTACCCGAACTCAAAAGACTAGTGATACATCCGTCATTTAACGATAAAAAACAGTTACAAAACACCTCTTTACAGATATTCAAATACTCTATGCATTTGtttctttcatacttttttatCAAGTACCTTCTACAAACAGTAAAAGTTGGTCAAACTAAACATAAAAAAGTGTATGGAAAATAATCTCTTACGAGTCAGTATTAACAAATATCACAATGAGGTATGTTCTATCACAAATTTATCAGaggtaaaataagatatataattaaaataacttacatataataacaattactttctttttttaaaaatagcatAAATATCTGGTagaccttatttttaaaaataaacattcaaAACAATAGAGTCACTGTTCCCAAATCCTTCACAACTCTAAAATCTGAAACCAAATTACGAAGTACAAATCACCAACACCCGAAATCTAACAACCAAATCCACAACTCCAAGGTCACCGGTCGTAATCACTCATTCTATCTTGATCGATTCGGGGAACCTtctcttatgatcattattggcCTTCTGTCATATGGGCTGGTAGGCTGACTCAACTGGCTCTCCTCGGTCGATGTTGGACCTGGCGTAATCCTCTCGTACAAACAGCAAGGGTAGGATTGCCGTCGAAGAAGAGGCAAGTAGCAAGTATGTCACCCACTGGTACCCTgggagtaagagggaggaagaaaatatgGTTCTGGAATGTATTTGGAGTGGGACTTGAGatcattaataatttaataattggaAATGTAATAAGGGGAAACTGAAAGGTATGTTTCAATTATGACACTCAGTCTTATACAGCACAGGATGTAAGAAACCATACTTCATGTTTTGAACTGTATTACCATCAATGACGATAGTTCAGAATTATGTAtcccatatattttatgtatataactcTGATATTTGAGGTGTATACATacgtttaaaaaatatacaaatcatattctttttcctgttcatattctcacacactctcatacacacacacgcacgcacgcacgcacgcacgcacgcacgcacgcacgcacgcacgcacgcacgcacgcacgcacgcacacacacacacacacacacacacacacacacacacacatctatgcaccccaacccatacacacacacacacacacacacacacacaaacacacacacacacacacacacacacacacacacacacacacacacacacacacacacacacacacacacacacacacacacacacacacacagtgtaaatAAACCCCATTCCCTATTAATCTCCAATTTAACTCATTTCCATACCTATATCTGGAatgaagaacagaagaaggaagaagagaccaAGTAAATTATTGGTCGCCGTAACCAGGCCCCCAACAACCACCTCTGGACAAGGGTATGCCGTTTCCACAGCTAACTCGAAGAAAAGGGGAGCCGTCGCGAAGTTAAAGGATAATCCTCCGACAACAGTGAAGTAGACTTGCCCTGAAATTATGGAAATCTTTGCATCAAAACTACTGGCTTGTGGTGAATAAACTGTAAataactattttaaaattatgaatcCACCAAATGGAGGAGTTGATATAGCACTAACGTTGTCTTTTTAAGTTCTTATAGATATATTCACCAGCTCATTCTTACATCATTTTGTCACCAAGTCAACAAAAAGTTGCAAACAAATTGTGATAAATACTGGATGGGTTACCTACAACTCAGGTgaagataagtaaagaaaaataataaataaatgaaaaaataaataaaacgtttgGAGTAGACTAAGGCTGATCCACATATGTAATTTTCGGAATTTGAGAAAATTAAGCATATATTAGCTACCTTCTCCGAGTGCTTTTTGGACTAAATTAGATCTCAATGCCACCACTGGTATAAGATACATACTTTTCTATAAGTGATAAATTCAATTCAAACTATCATTAGTacagaaaaaaatcctaatgatgatattttccaaatttaacctatataaaaaaaaaaaatcttaacattaTCCTGTAAATCAAATTCACAGAGAGTCTGTTTTATCTTAACTGTTATAATCCAGATTTCTATAATTTACTGACTGCTTTTCTAGTAATTCATACATAGGTGAGCTCACAGAGCATAATaagaaatacataatttttttgaatatctATACTTTGTAGACAGTAATATAGGATGTCTATTTAGTATGCAGTTAAAATTCAAttagtttttatcatcttttttgacATGCAtggactaaatttttaaaaattaacacaaGCACTTCTAACACATCACCACtgatgtggtgagagagagagagagagagaaagagacagacagacagactgacagacagacagacagacagacagacagactgccaGACTCAGCACAACAGAAAAAGGGACTTACATGGTACAAAACCCCAAAGACTAACACTTACAAATGGTGACTGGGATGGAGCCCCAAGTAAGGAGGAAGAACCAGTAGAAGCAGGCAACGGTCGATATCATCAAGAAAATGAGCGATATCCGCACATGTCCGTAAACTATATCAGTCATGCGACCTGCCAGCAAGCCACATATGCCTGACATGATGACACCCAGAATTCCAATCCACATTGCATCATcctgacagaaaaaaagagaaaaattactctTTAATCATTAGTCATTAATCAAAAGCAAAATTTAGTCTTGTCTCGCATATGGTATTCCGTGATGACGTATATCTAAAGTGATGCATTAATATCATTCATAGCAGGATTTGCCCCCAACATACCCAGCCATGTACCAAATATCATACCAAATATCATACAATGTTAGCCGCACTAGTGAAAATTTAGAAGCAAAAGAAAGATGCCTTTTACACAATTTTATTCAAAAATgaagctataaaaaaaagaatttaagaatACATTTGAGGAGCTGTATCTACTCAATATCTACAATTATTGTTGACAAGCAAAAAACTGTCTAGCGCACAGAGCGGGTTATGTACATGTCATGGTACTTGCCATCCAGCATTTGGGACCAGTTTATTATGACATGATTAGAGATCATCCAGATTAAAAcagttaataaatgaaaaataaactaaattaaCATAGAATAACCACTAATACAGAATAAGCAAGGCACTACACAAAATGTAAAAGGgtaaaatatactaaaacatattttccatatatatatagtaatacccTAAACAACATtctgtgcatatatgtacttcctatataaaatgaaatgtacTCGCAATACAGCACATGAACATACCACTTCTCACTGCAAAAGTACTGCACAACATCAAAGGGtttacaataatcaataataataatgataataatactttttcAAACATTTCAATCCACTTGTATTAAATCTATACTCATATAGTTATCCTTTTCATCAAAATAAACTACAAAATCatttaataatagcaaataattcCATACCTGGTGGATTCCTAGTTCTTTCAGGGAGTAATTCAGGACACTTAACCAGGCAGCAGGAACGCCCACAGACACACCGTACGATATGGTGACTAACATCAGATCTCTATTtctggaaataaaataaagtttagcttaatatataattaacataaaatctatggatgtaaatatacatgtatgttatactttactttattttatcagCACTGATGATAAAATTCCTCATGATAATTTTTGTATCATTAgagcattgtcatttttttcttatcacaattCTTGACGTCACTGCAAATGGAATCAAATGGAGTGGCAGTGGATTACATGAATCAGTGATTGATAATCtcttacaacatgaaaaaaaaagatattaaaaaacaaaaaaaaatctgataataattaaaagaaaaattagcaATAGTAATTCCTTTAATACCTTGCACTTTATATCTTGACATTCTCTATAACCATGTTTTCCCAATAATTTTCTCATAACAAACCctatttatgataaaaatctaTAAACATTTATGCCAATTTAGAATATGAACATCATCCATAAAACTCAAACATGATGAGCAACTGTATCTTATTTTCAAAGTAAAAATTTGGCAAAAGTCCATTCAGTGTCCATGGGACTTGGTTTAATGTGACCATcagtgttttttccttcttcctgtaATACCATTGCATAATCTAAGCGGTTAAATAGCAAGCCAGACATGCTAAAACGGCTGTAACCTTGTGATAGTTGTGAAAAAATTCAGAACAACTAAGTCTGcccttaataatcattataaatcaaTACCATAATGTTCTTATAACAAGAAGTTATTAGAAATTCAAATTATATGAAAGCAGATATACAGTTCTTACTCTAATcctaatatgcatacataatataaagtACTCTGAAGATAAAAACCTAAAGAGgataatatgagaaaaaaatcctgatataaatttttaaaaaaatagaaaaactcaTATATAGTTATGTCAGAATAAAGCCCTGATGTTCTGTATCAAAACTTTTTGTACTAATGTCTAACGAAGAATCTAATTTCATATGAAACATCACATTCTTTCCTTCTGCATTTCAATAATTGAAGAACAAAcatttaaataaagataataataacaaaaataatgctatcattatccctaaataataatacacacatttatccTCCTAAATATTATTCACAGTAATaaacataaagcaaaaaaaaaagttaaaataagcaTGAAACACAAACTATCTCACCCAAATAATATAATTCtcaaaacaccaataataataataataataataatctcagaCGTTCAGCTCACCTAATAATCTTCTTAAGGCTGGTTACAAAATCATGTCTCTCGATAGACGAGGTTATCGAGGGAGGCGTTGGGGGCTTCGAGGGAAAATACGCCAGAATTGCCAACATTAACGTGACGGCAAATCCAGCATCTGCAGAGGGAAGAATAATGAATATTGAATACGTCTATTAAGTCTTATTTTTGGTTTAggtcatagtgataataacaaaaattatggtaatgatggttaatgatgatgatgataatgatgataaatataataataataataataataaatatatatatgattataataattaaaaataaataaataaatgtatttttttttaatagtaataataataataataataataataataataataataataataacaataacaataataataatattaatgactataataataatatttataaaaatacaacacaagaacagtaacaacaacaataataacaataacaattataaccaaTAAGGCCCTAAGAGAACGCACAGAATTCttctattaatattaattaacttaagaaaaatatcaaatttagCAAGAAATCTACAAATAAACCTTGTATAGCCTTCGACATGATAATCACCAGCTCAAACGGCACAAAGGTCATTGTTCCCAAAGTGGTCGATTAAACTCTAATCTttaatgcaaaataatgaaatatattcatcCGAGATCTTGGCTGCAGGcaacccttctccttctccttctccttttttcttcttcttctcctccttctcctttttccttctcctttttccttctcttttttccttctcctttttccttctccttttccttctccttctccttctcctttttccttctccttctccttttcctttttccttctcattctcattctcctttttctcctccttctccttctccttcttttccttttccttctaattACCACTAttagatatttaaattttcatcatcccATGAATACAACATTCTCTAAAATAACACATGTACttccttacatatatacatcaggAGCTTAATGTCACTCTGGATGTCTGCCGGAGTAACACCGTCAACTGGAGACCTCACAAGCAGAGGTTCTAAGTAACTGCCTGCGTTGCCAAGCTGGTTCATGACCTGCGAGAAAGCTGGAAAAAATGAGAACGCGATGAAGTTCCGTGGTTCTGGTGAACTTGGAAAGGTTTATCTATAATAGGTACAGATACAATCGAATTGTattggaaaattttaatataaatgaaatgtgGATACTTTTTATCTACATTTGGAAACTTTTAtcaattattcagttatttagTCAAAATTTATAGTTTAGGTATGAAATAATGTGCAGAGTAAAAATCTAGTCTACAGAACTACACTGATTCTTGCAGAATATGTAGACCAATACAAAATGCAAAAGTTGGATACACTAAACTTGAGTAAATTTTAATTCCATCTAAAATTAGAATAAAGTaactatgtttatatatcttgTATCCAATAACCACAAAGATGCAATGGAATAGTGTTGGAAATTTTGACCGATCGGGAGTGATACCTAACCAAACATGAGAAAGTATGAGGTTCCTTAAGGGTTAACATTGCATACTGCAAGGTGTATTTCTTTGGTTTATATTTCTCAATATAAACTTATACTGACAATtgtgcctcttcctctatttGGGTGTTTGTCTGTGGTAGTGAGGTTGGAAGActttatgaatatgaatgtgaatgtGGATGTGGATATGAATATGGATGTGGATGTCAATGTCAATGTGGATGTCAATGTcaatgtgagtgtgaatgtaaAGTGGAcatgggtgttggtgtgggtatgggtttgggtttgggtttgggtatgAGTATGGGTATGGGTGTGGATGTAGGTGTGGATGTGGATGCGAGTGTGGATGTGGGTATGGGTGCGGGAGTGGGACTAGGAGAGAGAGTCACTCCCTGGAATttccaagacaaaaaaaacaggatatgAACAGCCAGTCTCCCGACTCATATCAAAAGAGATATCAGGAAATCTACTTCAAATCAAACACTACCATTTCCTTTCTTACCTGTGGCAGTTGTCCGTTCCTTCGGGGGGAACCAGAGAGCAGCTATCATGGGAGGGGCTGCCATTAC
It encodes the following:
- the LOC119580004 gene encoding solute carrier family 49 member 4 homolog, translated to MEDSERAPLLDSHHPHGSSSFHPTIPTSYQNPPVATVLPAGGGSGSQDETDGVILPQRHGHRKGSRTSDGSEVVLKVYKSRFWILITFSILAWFQCVQWNTWGPISESVDAAFTGWGSQTVAMMANWGTITFVLSVVPMCWLMETKGLRVGVLTCVILVAIGTVVRIIPFLTHSDSFFTAMCHICAIFVGIPGTLVMAAPPMIAALWFPPKERTTATAFSQVMNQLGNAGSYLEPLLVRSPVDGVTPADIQSDIKLLMYIYAGFAVTLMLAILAYFPSKPPTPPSITSSIERHDFVTSLKKIIRNRDLMLVTISYGVSVGVPAAWLSVLNYSLKELGIHQDDAMWIGILGVIMSGICGLLAGRMTDIVYGHVRISLIFLMISTVACFYWFFLLTWGSIPVTIWQVYFTVVGGLSFNFATAPLFFELAVETAYPCPEVVVGGLVTATNNLLGLFFLLLFFIPDIGYQWVTYLLLASSSTAILPLLFVREDYARSNIDRGEPVESAYQPI